The Candidatus Neomarinimicrobiota bacterium nucleotide sequence TGTGCACACGGCCAAGGTCTATCTGGGTGATGGAGACGGTCTGTTCACGGAGATTCAAACGATCGAGGGAGCCATTAACGGTAGCTTCGGTGACTACGACGGAGACGGTGACCTGGACCTGTTTGTCAATGGATATGCCGTTCCGGGAAGCTTGAACACTGCTTACGCCAAGATTTTCACCAACACTGTCGAGGTGGCAAACGAAGATCCTTCTCCTCCCGCTTCTCTATCGTCTTTCGCCGTGGGCAATAAGGTGACCCTGACCTGGAGTCAGGGCTCTGACGACAGGACGCCAAAATCAGCGCTGGTTTACAACGTCAGAATGGGAACGTTGGCCAATGGGAACGCAATCCTTTCCGGGACGGTGCCTCTTGGGGTTGGAAACATTGGGCAGGGGCTTATCAAAGTTTTTCGGGATATTCCTCCGGGAACTTACGTCTGGAGCGTTCAAGCCATTGACCAAGGGCTGCACGCTTCGGAGTGGTCCACTGAAGATACTCTAATCATTCAGCGCCTGGTAAAATCTAACCAATCACTGTCAGGCGTTTGGTTCAATACAGCGTCGTGGAATGATTACGACAATGACGGGAACCTGGATCTCGCCTTAACCGGTATTTCTTTTGCTCTTGGTGATACGGCTACAAGGTTATTCAAGAATGAACCGCCGGGAAGGCTGTCCCAGGATTTAGCGCAAGACATTCGGGCCGTGTGGGGAGGATCCATGGCCTGGGGTGATTACACGAACGACGGCTTTCTCGATTTTGTTATTTCCGGGCTGGATGGGCTGGCTCCAGCGACGTACCTGTATGAATGGGTTGAATCGGAACGGAAATTCAGGCTGGATGCAACGCAGGAAGTATCCCAGGTCTGGGGAGGAAATCAGAATTCGGACTGGGCCGACTACGACAATGACGGTGACCTGGATCTCGTTGTGGGAGGTCTCGATTTTGACAGCCAGATGATTCTCAAGATCTTTCACAACGATACGTCAAGTATATTTATGGAAGACACACTGCAGAACCTTGAGCCTCTGTGGCCTTGTGTCAATAGATGGATAGATTTCGACGCTGACGGTTTCGTCGATCTTTTTACATCCGGCGTGAGCTCGGACAGCATCTATTTCCAGAAGATCTACATCAATGATTCCCGGGGTCTATTTGTCGAAAGCATCTCTCAGATAGGTGAGGGAGTGAAGGCGGGGGCCGCTGCCTGGGGTGACTTCGACAGTGATGGATTTCCCGATCTCGCGGTAACCGGGCTTCATGACACGGGAGAGCTCACGCTGAAAGTATTCAATAATGAGGACGGCATCTCATTAACGCAGGTGGTAGCATTCCCAGGTGTCTATTTTGGTTCCCTGGATTGGGGTGATTATGACAACGACGGTGATTTGGATCTCGTGGTCTCAGGGAATTCCACTTTCTTCGGAGAGATTGGTGCTGATCCTGTGACCCACGTTTACCGCAACGATACCGGGGACGATTCGACAGCTTTCGTTCAAGATGATTCGCTGTTCCTTGAAGGAGCGGGTGCAAGTACCGTACTGTGGGGAGACTATAACGGGGACGGTGATCTGGATCTCCTTGTGGCTGGTAACAGCTCCTCCGGCGATGAGTTTTCACTGGTCTACGATAATCTTGAATCGATCGAAAACGCGAACCTGCCGCCTCAGGCGCCTTCGGGACTTCTGGCTCTTGTGGATACCCTGGAGGCGACCATTAACCTGGAGTGGCTTCAAGCGGAGGATCAAATCTCCCCTGCATACGGTTTTACCAGGTCCGAGGGTCTGACCTATAACCTGCAGGTTGGAAACAGTGATGGAGGGCATGAAATTGCTTCCGGTAACCTGTCCTATGGACTCGGATCCCGGGGACCTGGCGAACAGGCGTATTTGCGCGATATTGATACATCGCCTCCTGGAGTGGATACGGTGATTGCGACATTCGGGTCCGGCATTGCAGCAAGGCAGATTAACCTGGTCATCAGATTTCTCGAGACGGGGGTCTACTACTGGCGTGTGCAGGCGGTGGATAACGGCTTTGCCCGGTCTGACTGGTCTTCCACCCAATCATTCTATTTCGGGATGAACAACAACGTTGCTCCGGATGTCGCCATCCTCCATCCTGGAAGGGCATTTCCAGACACCATTTGGGCGACCCAGCAGAGTTTTTCGGAAAATGTCTGGACCGGAAGTCTCGTCTTGCCGGATACAGGATTTTCAGGTGAGGCGATAGAAATAGTGATTCAAAGGGCCAGAAATATGGCGGGAATTGACATGATGCCCACCACATTTTACCGGTCACCGTCAAAAGTCACGAGGGCGGAGGGAGGAACGGTTATCAGTGACGACGGGATGGTAACGCTTCAGCTCTCCCCGAACTCCGTACCCGAAGATGACGTGGTCAAGATCCGTGCTCTGGCATCGTCTCCTCCCGACAGCCAGGGAGCAGTTCCAGTCACGAGATTGTACCGAATCTCTGGCGAGACTTCCGTGCTAAGAAAACCAGCGGTCCTCCGTATGGTATACGACACCTCCCTCGTCTCTCTTTCTTCGCTTCCGTATGATCCCGACTCATTGTTCATCGGTCATGTCTCAAACACCGATTCGACTGTACGCTGGGCCGGAGGAACGATTGATACAACGGCTGGGTCCCGCAGAATCACCACCTGGATTGATACATTAGGTCTCTATGCCGTCTTTGAAAATCGAGGATTTCAGGTCCCTGCTTTCAAGGCACTCGATAATCTGACGTGTCAACCCAGAATTTTCTCTCCAGGAGGAGGTGTATTTGACGCAAGAACAAACATTCTTTTCGATTTGAACGAAAATGAGAAAGTAACCATTAGAATCTTCAACCCTGCTGGCCGGCTTAAGCGAACAGTCGTCTCGGGCGACCTTATGCAAAAAGGTTCCAACGCAGTTTCCTGGGATGGAATGGATGATGAAGGCCAGGTGCTGGTAAGCGGGCTATATATCATCACCGTTGAAACGTCAAGAAAGACCGGAGCGACGACCGTGGGTGTTTTGAACAAATGAACCTCACCGTTGACTTCCCGATGAGCGTCGATCGGTGTGGCGTCGTCAGACTCCTGTTCATTCTGGTCCTTGGAGTGAATTCGGCGTTCCCGCAGGGAGAAGAACAGGTATTCGTGGGGTCCCGCCCCCTGGGCATGGGCGAGACATTCGTCGCCGTCGCCGACGATGGGAACACCATCTATTGGAACCCCGCTGGACTCCCCGGTCTGCGAAGGCAGGAAATCACCACAAGCTACACTGATCTATTCGGTCTGGCGATCATCAATAGCTACGTCGGTTACGTCCTTCCCTTGAGGGACGAATTCGCCCTGGGCCTCGATTGGTATTATCTCGGATTTGATGATGAGGAGCTTGGGTACTCCCGCAATAAAGTGAATTTCGCCTTTGGCTTCCAGCTCTTCCAGAGAGTTGCTCTCGGAGGTAACATCAAGTACATTTTCAATGATATGAGTCTGGACGGGACGTCGTACGGCAGAAGTTCCGGAGTCGGATGGGATTTCGGAGTGCTGATCACTCCATGGCCGAAACTGAGAATCGGTCTGGTGGGGTACGACATTTCTGGGACGTCGGTCACGTATGACAACAATATCGAAGAAGAAATTCTCAGTCAGAAGATGCGAGCCGGACTTGCATGGAAACCCCGTGAAGGTCTAACAATAGCACTTGACGTTGATGACCGCTGGCATTTGGGGGCGGAGTACTGGATATTGGAAGGACTCGGAATACGAGGGGGTGTCCAAAGGGATCGCCGGACGCACAAGTCGGATCCGCCGTTGATTGTTCCTTCTGCAGGCATTGGATTGAGATACAAAGCACTGAGATTTGATTATAGCTTTGAACAGAATCCTTATCTGTACCCCACCCATCGATTTTCCCTTTCGTTTCAGCTTCGTCCGGCACTTGTGAGCATTACCTCTGCGTCAGTCCTGCATACGCCGTTATTCAGATCGTTATACCACTTTTATGAGGATGAGGAATTCGCTCAGGTGACTCTAAAGAATTCAGCGGACAAAGATTTGCCTGTAAAAGTATCGCTGTACGTACCTACGATGATGGAAACTCCACACGAAGAGAACATCGTCTTGCCGGCGAAGACCGTTCAGGAGTATACTCTCGGGGCGACATTCTCCGATGACATTCTGACATCCCCTCGTGCGCCATTCGACAACCTTGTCCAACCCGAGGTGAAAATCTCCTACACTCAAGAAAGACAGGAAAAATTCGCTCAGAAGAAAATGGATCCTACGTACGTATTGGGACGGGGCAAAATAAGCTGGGCCGAGCCTGAAAGAATCGCCAGCTTCGTTATGCCGGAGGATCCCGCGGTGGATCGAGTAGCCAAGTACTATATTGGATACTATGCGCCGATTCTCAAGAATTACCTGAATCGTTCGAATCTCGGCAGAGCCATGATATTGTTTGACGCACTGGGAAGTCAGGGACTGTCATACGGTCCCGATCCTCAAACCCCCTTTCTGCAAATCTCGAAAGACCGGAGTGCATTCGATACGGTGAAATATCCTGTTGACTTGCTGAAAACGAAGGTGGGAGACTGCGACGATCTCACAGTGCTGTACGGGTCCTTACTGGAGAATTTGGGAATTGCTACAAGATTTCTCGACGTATTTGCTCCGGGTGAGGGGCACATATTCTTGATGTTTGACAGCGGTGTATCTCCTCAATCCGTGGAAGAGACTTTCCTGCAGCAATCTGACGTGGCCATCGTGGATGGTCGCGTATGGATCCCCGTGGAAACCACTCTGGTGGGACAACCCTTCTTTCTCGCGTGGCAGCAAGGGGCTTTCGAGTACCAAAAGCGCAAGAACGAACAGACCATGAATGAGATTGACGTTCGCCGAAGCCAGCAAACGTACCGACCTGGAAGCATTGAAGGCATTTACGACACGGTTCTGGAAGAGAAAGGTGTAAGTGATCTTCTAAAAGCCGATCTCGAACAGTACAGTCTCATGATACAGCAAATCGTGTTTCGCCAAACAGGAAATCTGCGGAGCGCGGAGGATTATTATGACGCGGCGGCCATTTATTTGGATTTCTCCCGCCTGTCAGAGGCCATGGAGATGCTGGAAGATGCTCTAAGGCTCAGGAAGAATTTTCCAGACGCCGTCAATACCCTCGGCGTTGTCTACACGAAAATGGGGGAGTACGACGCGGCCATAGAACAGTACAACCGGGCCCTAAAGCTCTTGCCCGATCACCCGGGATTCAAATTGAACATTGCCATTACTCACTACCTTCAAGGAAAAAAGATTCTTGCCCAACAGGAATATGAGGAAGTAGTGAGATTAGACCCCAATTTTGCGGGAGGGTTGGATCTGCTCCTGGGGATTCAGGAGAGAGACGAGGGAGGACCCCCGGAGGAACCTATCCAGTTTATGAAAGAGATATCCCCCTTAATCGTGACCGAAGAGCTTGAAACGGAAATCTCTCCCCCGGCGCGTCAGATGTGGCTGGGAGCTGAGGGAGAAGATGTGAGAGACCGGGCTCCTGAGGTCGAAGCGCTGGAGACGTTCAGAAAAAGGAAAGCTAAGAGCGATAACGCGGTAGGACTGGCCTTTGCCCGCCGGGGAAACATGGAGATGGCCGCGGATTTCTTTCGAAGGGCTCACAGATCTGATCCTGACAATACCGGTTACCTGGTGAACCTCGCCACGGCTCACTATGTCCTTGGACGATATGATGCCGCGCTAATGGAATACGATGAAATCGCAATCCGGAATCCTGAACTGCTTCCGCAGTTGAAATTCATCGTGAGCAAGGGCAAGGAAAGAGCTGGAATCAGGCTCTTTGAGTAGGGAACAGGACTTGAATCCCGCAGCTGGTTTTCTCCTCACTTTTTCTCGATTTTGTCGAGATCACTGAATCTCAAGATTCTGTGGAGAATCGTCGCTAAGTGATGTGAGGGTCTTTGTGCTTTTTGTCTTGATACAAAAAGCACGAAAAAAATCAAGGCTGGATTCCTCCGGGCTGGGCCGTCATTGGTTTCCTCGAAAGAAACCAAACTCCCCCGATAGTCATCGGGGTCAGACAAGGATTCTTTCTTAACGGAAACCGCCTCCGGTTCTATTACGCCCGAAGGAATTAGGTCGGTTAAGAAACCTTGATAGTCGATACCATTGCGGAGATCTTCAGACAGTTGTGGACTCTCCAAATGGGATTATTCGAATAATCTTCCGGGCTAGATACTTCAGATACGTCGAAATGAGAGCGGGAGTATCCTTCTTGGTGCCGATTCATCGGCACCATCAGTGGCCCTAAAAGAATTTGCGCAATAAAGGGGATGCCAAGTCCGTGGAAGAGAATCAATTACTGTTTGAGTCCTCCCGACTTGTCGGGGGGAGGAGTTTAATTGATTCCCACGGACGCAGGCAGTCCCGCCCAAATTATTTTCCAGCCAAAGGCCTTTTGGTACTTTTCTGCCTGAGAAAAGTACAGAGAGAAACACTCTGTAGATAATCTCACAATGAGAACGTGGAGGAATCCGAGGAACGGAAGTTCCTGGGACAGCACTCAGATTGAACAATCACCACAAGATTCTATGTAGTTCCGGCAGACAGGATCGGCAGACAGCATCGGTCTTGTATCTGACCGCCGGAATGTGTAAAATAGTGATGAACACGATCTGGTTTGTGTGACGGTGGTGGAAAAAACATGAATTTGGTTAAGTACCGGGAGCTCGGGGAGAAATTATGAGATACGCATCAACCACGATTAGTCTATTGACGACGCTCTTTCTGTCAAGTTATCTTGGGGCGGCACTTCAAGACACAGCCGAACAGAAGGACAGTTCACCTGGAAAGGAAGAACAGGCGGATCTTTCTGATATCTGGCTCAATACCGTATGGAAGAATATCGACGAGATCACGACAACAAAGGAATCGTTTGATGTGGAGAAGGTTACTACTGTAGCGGGCGTTCGCGGAGCAGAGGCAGAAGATGAGGCTACGAATGAACTGTACTACAGGGGAAGTATGCGTTCCCCGAGTATGGAGGATTTGAAATCAGCGATAGAGAGGTTGGAGGGCCTTATCGAAGACGACCCGGATGGAGAAAAGGCGCCGGAATTCAGATACTATGTTATCCAATGCTATCTTCAGTTGGGGAACGAGGACAAGGCTGGAGAACTGGGGGAAAAGCTTCTTGAAGACCACCCAGATTCGAAGTG carries:
- a CDS encoding FG-GAP-like repeat-containing protein; its protein translation is MKVRRFLSPVIVCLIAFFQGVASASVDSQDTIFVEDESLRGTLIQFAGGESAWGFLNEDTIPDLAHTGYSDSLGGTIVSIYFFNGEGEIDTMQSLTAGLISDPAGGFGSIALGDYDNDGDLDILVTGGAAAVLFENDSTGRFVSSVLTHFPFLVYSKGRWIDLDNDGDLDLFIMGLDAIEERLVTKIYLNGPLGTFVADETQILANLANGDAAWGDYDNDGDLDLVVAGQSTDVLSHVIKVFKNEPTGRLVEDPNPKLTGLKAATVSWGDYDNDGDLDLISTGWDGVSPATYIYENEPVGTLSEEKNQISFGVTYGSTNLGDLNNDGNLDMILTGADSVSADAETLLVHTAKVYLGDGDGLFTEIQTIEGAINGSFGDYDGDGDLDLFVNGYAVPGSLNTAYAKIFTNTVEVANEDPSPPASLSSFAVGNKVTLTWSQGSDDRTPKSALVYNVRMGTLANGNAILSGTVPLGVGNIGQGLIKVFRDIPPGTYVWSVQAIDQGLHASEWSTEDTLIIQRLVKSNQSLSGVWFNTASWNDYDNDGNLDLALTGISFALGDTATRLFKNEPPGRLSQDLAQDIRAVWGGSMAWGDYTNDGFLDFVISGLDGLAPATYLYEWVESERKFRLDATQEVSQVWGGNQNSDWADYDNDGDLDLVVGGLDFDSQMILKIFHNDTSSIFMEDTLQNLEPLWPCVNRWIDFDADGFVDLFTSGVSSDSIYFQKIYINDSRGLFVESISQIGEGVKAGAAAWGDFDSDGFPDLAVTGLHDTGELTLKVFNNEDGISLTQVVAFPGVYFGSLDWGDYDNDGDLDLVVSGNSTFFGEIGADPVTHVYRNDTGDDSTAFVQDDSLFLEGAGASTVLWGDYNGDGDLDLLVAGNSSSGDEFSLVYDNLESIENANLPPQAPSGLLALVDTLEATINLEWLQAEDQISPAYGFTRSEGLTYNLQVGNSDGGHEIASGNLSYGLGSRGPGEQAYLRDIDTSPPGVDTVIATFGSGIAARQINLVIRFLETGVYYWRVQAVDNGFARSDWSSTQSFYFGMNNNVAPDVAILHPGRAFPDTIWATQQSFSENVWTGSLVLPDTGFSGEAIEIVIQRARNMAGIDMMPTTFYRSPSKVTRAEGGTVISDDGMVTLQLSPNSVPEDDVVKIRALASSPPDSQGAVPVTRLYRISGETSVLRKPAVLRMVYDTSLVSLSSLPYDPDSLFIGHVSNTDSTVRWAGGTIDTTAGSRRITTWIDTLGLYAVFENRGFQVPAFKALDNLTCQPRIFSPGGGVFDARTNILFDLNENEKVTIRIFNPAGRLKRTVVSGDLMQKGSNAVSWDGMDDEGQVLVSGLYIITVETSRKTGATTVGVLNK
- a CDS encoding tetratricopeptide repeat protein, with amino-acid sequence MNLTVDFPMSVDRCGVVRLLFILVLGVNSAFPQGEEQVFVGSRPLGMGETFVAVADDGNTIYWNPAGLPGLRRQEITTSYTDLFGLAIINSYVGYVLPLRDEFALGLDWYYLGFDDEELGYSRNKVNFAFGFQLFQRVALGGNIKYIFNDMSLDGTSYGRSSGVGWDFGVLITPWPKLRIGLVGYDISGTSVTYDNNIEEEILSQKMRAGLAWKPREGLTIALDVDDRWHLGAEYWILEGLGIRGGVQRDRRTHKSDPPLIVPSAGIGLRYKALRFDYSFEQNPYLYPTHRFSLSFQLRPALVSITSASVLHTPLFRSLYHFYEDEEFAQVTLKNSADKDLPVKVSLYVPTMMETPHEENIVLPAKTVQEYTLGATFSDDILTSPRAPFDNLVQPEVKISYTQERQEKFAQKKMDPTYVLGRGKISWAEPERIASFVMPEDPAVDRVAKYYIGYYAPILKNYLNRSNLGRAMILFDALGSQGLSYGPDPQTPFLQISKDRSAFDTVKYPVDLLKTKVGDCDDLTVLYGSLLENLGIATRFLDVFAPGEGHIFLMFDSGVSPQSVEETFLQQSDVAIVDGRVWIPVETTLVGQPFFLAWQQGAFEYQKRKNEQTMNEIDVRRSQQTYRPGSIEGIYDTVLEEKGVSDLLKADLEQYSLMIQQIVFRQTGNLRSAEDYYDAAAIYLDFSRLSEAMEMLEDALRLRKNFPDAVNTLGVVYTKMGEYDAAIEQYNRALKLLPDHPGFKLNIAITHYLQGKKILAQQEYEEVVRLDPNFAGGLDLLLGIQERDEGGPPEEPIQFMKEISPLIVTEELETEISPPARQMWLGAEGEDVRDRAPEVEALETFRKRKAKSDNAVGLAFARRGNMEMAADFFRRAHRSDPDNTGYLVNLATAHYVLGRYDAALMEYDEIAIRNPELLPQLKFIVSKGKERAGIRLFE
- a CDS encoding tetratricopeptide repeat protein, translated to MRYASTTISLLTTLFLSSYLGAALQDTAEQKDSSPGKEEQADLSDIWLNTVWKNIDEITTTKESFDVEKVTTVAGVRGAEAEDEATNELYYRGSMRSPSMEDLKSAIERLEGLIEDDPDGEKAPEFRYYVIQCYLQLGNEDKAGELGEKLLEDHPDSKWAALYKK